aataaatatgtgctgctgcagccaaggTAAAATGCAGACTGTAACTTATCTTGATAAGTGACAGCTTCTCTGATCTGACTTATTTTAGCAGGGTGAGCAGAAGACTTGAGCTATTTCTCCTCTCCTACTGTAGCCTATCAGTGTGTCCTCCAGCTTTCCACTGTGTTGCTGTTCAGGTGATTCCCCTTGTCCCACTTTACTTTTGCCCTCCCTCCTCTTCAGTACTGCACAATTCCTCCCTCCTGAAAAACACAACATTCTAAAGTGAGCATTCAGTTGGCTCTGTCTGCATCACACTCCTCCTCAGCTGGGGAAAGAGGACTCACAGCACTCCAGACACTCAACTGGCTctcaaaaaatccccccaaatttaAGCAGAGAAATAGGAATTAACTCACTTTAAAGCATAAGAGCATCCATCTGGGCTTTGATTTTGAGACACAAGCAAAGGCATTTGGATTTAGATGATTTCCAATCTCCCAGTTTCCATCTGTGTCTTTGGGTAGTTGCCTTTGTCAAACTGCCTGAAATATTTCCTAACTGAGCAAGTTAACAGGAGGAAAAGCTAGGCCACCTGCCCCTCCCTTTTCTGGCAGTAACATGGGAGGAAAGGAGATGCTGTACTGACAGGGATGCTGAGTGCATCCCCCCCTCCTGGCCAGGCTGGTTTCAAAAGACGTACTGTGCAGAAGACACCCGGCATTCAGCAAGGGGGTTGCTTCTGTGCCTGGAAAAATGAGCAGTGCCACTaacatgtttgtttgttttttttacagAGGAATACAGGTTCACTCATCATTACAATAAGCATATTCACGCTCCCACTGAGCCAGTTTGAGACTTCCAAGACCAGGACGGTGTATGAATGAGCCTAGTAAGAGCTACATACTGCAGAGTCTCAGCCAATGTTTTTCAAATTTGGGTCAGTCTGAGGCACGATGGCTGAAAAAGTATTGCCACGAGCAttgtaaattaatattttatattcccTTGAAGTGCTTTTTGAGGAAATTAGCCTTCATTACTGAGGCATCTCTCCTGTAAacatagaaaacagaaaataccttTGCTGACAAGGACAGCATTGTAGGGCAGGGAAGAAGAGTAAACATTGAATCTGCAGGAAGAACTGGACTGATTCAGCAGCTGAATCAATCAGACACGTGCATCCtttctccccagcagctccccaagCTTCAGGTCCTGCAGCACCCCACCCGCTACAGCTGGCACCATCTTTACACCCAGGCAGCAGTACACCATTGCCCCCTGGACCTACCAAAAAGGTAAGGTGGAGACATCAGCCCCTACCAAATATACCTCAAGGGCAGCAGGACCCCCACATCCCTGCCAGCATGGTGGTTTGTGGACGATCACAGCCATCACAAAGTCCCAGTCCCGCGATCTCAACTGGGAGGGCAGAGAGGGTGTGGGGTTGCCATGGCACTGTTCCACTTTCGTGTTTCGGACCATTTGCATGGCCCAACTAGTGCTTGAGTGCGTATTTTTGGCAGTGGCTGGGGAGGTTCCTCTGCAGCTGAGTAGAGCCAGCCAAACTTGGCTGGCACGAGGCAGGGCTTTTCAAAATGTTCTGTGCTCCAATCGGAAAGCAGCCGAATGCTACTCTTCTCAGAAAAGTGCTGCCCTTGTCCTTCTTTAATGAAAGCGAACTTGGTATTCAGTAGGAGCAGGCCAGAGCTATTTCAGACACGGAAGACAGCAGACACAaatcaatagaaaaaaataacttctttttatttacaaaaaaaatccaaatattgGATGCTGTAAACAAAATTCACAATCTGTTCCCTCAAGAGTCTGTTTTCCATCAgctctttttctgtctgtgacAAAGCCTATAGTCAAAATGTTCCAAAAGAGCAATCCAAGGAGCAGTTTGCTGCAACAGGATGCCTTGCAGAAGGCAACAGTTGTAAGGAAATTTGAGGGAAAGCAAATCTGCACAGACTCCTACAGACTGCAGGAGCCTGCAGTGCCTTTAGCCAAGCTGTCTTGAAAtttgcaggctttttttttttttttactatttattttgtTAGCAAACCACTATTACAACAGCAAAACAGTacactgattttctttcttgcaaGGGAAATTCTCTGCATAAAGAAAACCATACAAAAGAATATATTCAAATAGGAGCTGAatatgcaaatacattttttccttttctgtgcagttttaGCTAGCACACTTCATTTTCTCAACTTAAAAAAGCGCCTTTTTTGAACCAGTAGGAGCTTCTGATGTGATACAAACCAAGCATTTAATAAGAGCTGTTTAGAGGATTTGTGTGAAGGCCTTTGTGcaagataaaaaatattttaagtgcaATACAAGAAACTAGAAAAATATCATCTTTTTGGTCTTCTAATTGCCCTTCTATTTTTAGGAGAAATGTTCTTGCATTTGGGAGGACAGCTacatctaaagaaaaaaaaaagaaaagaaaaaatcccatttaGAAGCTCTTGGTTGTTTCACGATCGCTAGGTTTAACCAAGTTTAGTGCCCTGTTGGTTAGCAGGAAATTCAGCTGTGGCACAAACAGTTTTACTGTAATCAGGTCAATGTCTTTAATCAGTTCAGCTCTTTAAAAGGGGCACTGTCTTCTGTAGCACAAGCTTTAACCTTACAGCTGATTGGATGGGATAGATCAAGTCTACAAAGCAAGAGCGTGGTATTAACTTTAAGAGTACCAGTGTGctgaagaggaggggaaaaaccaGTTAAAAAGAAGTCAGACTTTATGGAGGGAAAGGTGTGCAAACCACAGAAATAAACCAGCTTTGAAAAGGGGTTCTTATTTTACTGTTGGCCTGAACTCATGCCTTCTTCCCACCTCTAACACCAGGCACATTTTAAGCTACCAGTCACAAATAATACAAAGCTCCACCAGTTCCACCACTTGATCATTAACACATGTAAAACAGATCTGGAATAcctatataatatataaaaaaacaTATTATATATGTATCAAAATGCAAATGCCAAAAGGTGCAGTTTAGCTCAGAGCCCTGCTGTATGCACTATAAGGTAACTAACTGCTGTgaatcaaaaaaaaaccaacccacaatAAAATTTGAGCTGAGAGGAAGTATTTCAAAACTTTCTTTCAAGCAATGGCAAAAAAAAGGGtccttcaaaggaaaacaacactGTGTCATGTATTATCAGCATTCTGTGGTTGTGGCACAGCTATAGATTCTCAAACCCTTTTAAAGAGAGGATGACTCATTTATTTGCTGCAAATAGTTGTGGGAGAGAAGACATACCACATTACCAGCTGATCCTATTTCCCCAGCCCTCCCCTTGCTTCCGCTATCGAACCAGGAGCAGGAGGTAAGGGGAGCCAGCGGGCCAGGAGCGCTCAGCCCGGACCCTCCAGGAGGCTGGAGGGAACCTCACTGGGACAAGAGGCCactgggaggctgcagccagcaccaAAGGAAGGGAAGGTGGGGACAAGGTCTGCACGTCAATGCCAGGAATGGCAATGGACCAGCTTTTAAGTTTCCTGAAGAACTCACAGGGAAGGTGCTTCAGTAAACAAATCGGGTTCCTATTAAAGTGCCTGCGGAGTGAAAAGTACAAAGCGCGACAAAAATAGATGTACCTTACTCGCTCCATAGGGAAAATACACTGCCAGGACACGagtcctctccctctccctgcccctgaATCCAACGCCAGACCGTGCCTGTGACCAGGCAGGGCACAGACGGATTTCCTTCAAAAGCctgaattccctttttttttttttcctctcagaaagaaaaagcaaaatatcagTCAAGTGTCACTTAGTCATTAGGTTTTCAAAGCCCAACAAAGAATTTAACACCTTCAGAGATGGCACTGAAGTGAAAACAGCAGCGgaggttggttttttcccccctgctgGTCTTTCGGGAGAGGAAATGAAAGTGAATAGTTATTGTTCCAATGTAAAGTGATTCCATTTAAATAAAGTACAGTACTAAAATTGTAAATGCAGTGTGACAACCAGATCAAAGATGTTTaatatttgcataaaaatatatatatataatatatatataaaatataattttaagcAATCGTGCAACACTCTTAAAAAGGGTTCATTTCACATTTGCTAAATTCTAGTGGTCCTGGAATGCATAATGCATTCTATTAAAAATACTCCTTTAAATATTAACAATTAGTGTTCAAATTACAAACTAATACAATATTCTTTAGCTGTCAGGGGGTTTAAATAAACCTATCTTTGATCCACGTTCCACTGAATTACACATCATGGAGGTATGCAGTCACAACATTAGTGGGTTAAATGTCAAAATGGCATTACAGtacaaaacagttaaaaaaaatcagctagTCATATGTTTCTCCATCTGTGGAATTATTATGGCTCACAAGCAACTCACTGAATTACTGTAATCCTTGTTCTTGCAACCAAAGACATTATCTGAATCCCACCTTAATCCTGACTGGTTCATTTACTCCAAATTTCTCAGGTGTGGGTTAAAATTTCACTGCAAGGTGCCCACTGTCCTATGACATCCTGTTGCAAACTGGAAAACAAGTAGTACTTTATTTAAACATTCCTTAATTGCTACATTTTCCTAGACCACATTAATATAtattgtgtgtgtatatatatagatatacacCAATAAcatgtacatatatacacacacaaacatatatacacacatacacacacgtACCTAGGATAATAGCACACCGACAAAACATTAACTCTATACAGGTatttgccaagaaaaaaaatagggcaTTTCCTCCACCACTTATTCACAAGCTTATGggttggtttgcttttttttttttatccttgtgTCCCTGATAAAACAAAATGCATGGTTAAACCACaaaactatattttttttctcacttcaaATTTTATGAAGGCATCAGGCACTTTTGATTACTATTGGTGTGTACAAATATAGGAacatctttcttccttttacatatatatatatttatatatatatactctaCTGTATCTTCTTTGCTTGGATAACTTATTTGTGAAATCTTTGGTCCTTAAGTATATACTTCTTGCCACAGCTGGTTTTCCAGCAttctcacatttttaaaatgtgaggcATGCACACAGCTGGAAATAATGGACTTTGTCATCGTacatgtttctgtttttctaacTGTACCAATCCACTACTGTTCATTTGGAGCAAGCTGTTTCTGGTAAAGCATTCTAGTCAAGCAAGCTATACATTCTACACGGTCAATCCATAGACGGCACTTGCTGCAAGCCCCAAATGAAGTAATTCCAATATACAATTTTATTCTGCTTATCTCTGCTTTATGCCTCTAACTTTTAACTCCTGAATATATATAGAATTgttttttgtgaagttttttcttttgttgtttttttttgttttgtttctttcatatTCTCCCTTTTGCAGATCCCATTCTAgagtaagaataaaaataaaagaaaataaggctTTCCCACCTTCTCTATGCCAAAGCTATGGGAGCAGATATTGCCAACCCATATTGTCATCAAGCATTCCTCCCTCACTTATTTCAGGGGAAGCTGGTTGCTTTTAATGACAGGCCTCTTgtgctctggggtaggatccaATTATTTTGGGGTTCTTTCTTGATCATGCTCCCATTATTTATTAGAAGAACCACAAGCTTGTCCCAAGCTTGACAACTAGAGCAGATCGTCATTGCACAAAACACCCCATTTCAGAGGGACCCGTCGCCCCTTCCTGCATCTTAGAAAATGTTCTCTCCACCGAGTCTACTAATTTCGGTTCTTAATTACAGGGCAGCCAAGTAGAGTATGTGTGCTGCTGGCAAGGGAACACCGTCTGAACCTGGGCAATGTAGTAATTGCTGAAGTTGGCATCTGCTACGTATGGGGCTGGCTGGTAATAACAGGTGACATTGGCCACATTGGGGATGATATTTTGCTCGGCTAGGACTCGGATGGCCAGCATGGTGATCAGATTCAGAGTCTGTCTCCTCTCATGCCCCATCAGGCACACTGTGCTCTCATTCACCACACCATGAAGGGTCATGAGATAGTCATACTTGCGGTCTTCTAATCCCACAAAGTGGTTCTGCAAGTAGGActccagctttctctgctgttcGCCAATGTCTGAGAAGTCAATGAAAAACCTCGAACACATGTATCTCTGCAGGGATTTAATCTCAGATTCAGAGGCTGCCCTAAAGCCCCTTACCAAAAGGTTGCAGTACTTCAGAAGACCACCTCCTCTGATTTCTTCTGGGTTTCTGGTGGCAATTATCTTGTTGCAGAGGTGATCAAAGGCTTCCTGGAAATCCCCATAAACGCTCTCACCAATGATAGTTGGGTGAAAAGTTTCAGTCATCGGATTCTCTGAGCACTCataaaaaagcagcagggagTCCAGCTTGATTTGAAAGGAATCGACACTGAATTCAAACTGCCGCCTCAGAGAGTCCACAAATTTCAGCTCCACATTTTTGCCACTGTTGTTAGACAGGGAGATAAGACTCCATCGGTCTGAATCATTGCATACTTTTACCATTTTCTGCACATAAGCCTCCTATAATCAGAAAGACAAAATGAGCAAATCAAGACAAAGAAGCAAGAAATTTCTCCTTCACTGCATTTGCTCACCCCCTCCCAagcccccacccccccccccagtacTTATTTCATAAAAGATTTCATGGAGCCTGCAGATACATACCAGAGAATAAGTGCTTAATATGAGAGCTCAAAATGCTGTCACTGCAAGGGTATGACAGGGAAGGGTGTTCTGCTGGGACTGTGTCATGCAAGAGAAGCATATAGCAACCCTACTTCTTTCAGTCACTTCTTAATACATCTACAGACTAAGTCCATGGCACACCTGCCAAATATGCCTGCACCCATACACAAAAGGTCACTACTACAATCTGATAAGAAATcttatttattgtttttcacTTCTCTATTCCCCACAGAAACAAGTTAGCAAATGTTCATTCCCTTCAATCCTACCAGTGCAGGTTCCATAAATCTGCcccatatttaaaaaaaaaaaaaaaatccctctaaaAATCTGAAAGGCATTTGGATTCAGCCTAATGAACTTAAGCGAAGTGTCTTCTAGAGGAGCGAATACGCCTCCCCACTGGGGCTCTTAGCACACCTGGAAGCATGCCTTGGAGACGGGGTTTCCTTCTTGTAGATGTTAAATCCATCTACGCTCCCCCTGCACCCGGGAACCGGGGCCGGCACACCGATCTGCCGCcgagccgggctgggagagAGATGTGCAGCGCCTGGCACACGCCCCAGGTAAAACAACGCTCCCAGCAAATCAACCCGGGAGGGAGAAAAAGCTAATTAATCCTGAAGAGCGCCGGTCAGGGCACTTCACTGCACACTCCTCCTCGGTTTTAAGCGTGGGGTGAAAAAATCGCTCGGGGTTCCCGTGGGTCTCGGGGGTGTGGGGGGAAGCTGCGTCCCTGAGCGCACCCCTCCATCCCCAGGGGGGAAGGTGCCCACTGTATGCAGGAAGGCGCTAACACCTGCCCGCTCCGGGCATCTgggcagagggcaggtttaCCTTGAGGGTGAGAGGCGTGATCTTCTCCTTATTCACCCCCTCGGGTAAGAAATCCAAGAGGCAGTCCAAGACCACGTCCTTCACAGTCTGAAATTCGGCTTCTCCTTTGAGGTCTGCGCAGAAGATGAGGTCCAAGTCCTTGTAACCCAGGCCGCTGTCCTGGTGGAGGACGTGGCTGGCGGCCGAGCCGTTCAGCCGCACGTCCCGCAGGCCGATGCCCTTCTCTTCCAGCCGGCTCCGCACCACCTTGACGATCTGGCGGGGCTGCATGGCCAGCGTGGGGAAGTTACCGCGGCCGTGGATGGGAATGGTTTCGCTGAGGATGCGGTCTAGACGCTGCACTTGCTCCCAGCTCAGCACGTTGCAGTGCGCGCTCTCGCCGCCACCCGCGGAACTCCCGCCGGCCTTCTCATCGTCTGCCATGGTGAgcggccgccgcctccccggGCTGGATCCAGGCACCGCTCCGGCTCCTCGCCGGCCCCCCGGGGCCCCTCTCCCTCCGCGCCTgacaaaagaggaggaaaagccagcGATCAGCAGCTGCGTGCACCCCGCGCCCGAGCTCCGTTCCCCCGCGGCCGTCCCTTCCAGCGGGGGACACACCTACTgattagatttaaaaaaataaataaataaagcggGGGTAGGGGGAGAAAAAGCCCCCCGGAGCCAGGTAGTGCTGCAGGATAAGAGAAGGTGCCCAACCTGCAGCGCCGCTGCTTGCACCGCTCTCCGCGCTCCCGCCGGGGCAGAGGCCGCCCCGCGCAGACGGAGAGGCCGCCCCTCACCGCCCAAGAGGCCGCCCCGATCGCTGCCGCCGCAGGCTGCCGCCGTCTCCGGAGCTTTCGTAGTTCTGGCCGGGAAAGGTCCCCAGTAGTTTTTATACTGGGCTTCTCCGCGCTTCCGGGGTTCCGAGTCACGGCGCCCGCGTCCCGCCCCCTCCATCTGCATGGCCGGCCTCggcggtgcccccggcccgcccaCACCCGCGCACCCGcgggccgcccgcccgcccgcccctccGCGCCGGCGGAGCGCCCAGTGCGGCCGTCCCGCACCGCCCCGCGCTGGGAGACCCGCGCAGCGCTGCGCGGCCTCCCCCGCACGGCTCAGGGGAGGCAACAAGTGCAGCACCGCTCCCTGCCCCGTGCGGGGCGCGGCCCCTCCCGCTCCTGCTGTACCCAGATGCGCGCCCAGGGGCACCCATCTCCGCGCTGCCATTCATTCccgattttttttctctgcctttttacTCCCCGCCTGCCCCCCCGACATTCCCGGTCATCCCAGGCGCAGCCAAACTTCATACCAGAGCGACGGAATTTGGCAAGGGCCCCTCTCCAAGCAGATGCCGAGGATCCCGGGCCGTGTGGTTTGCGCTGCTCGGCTCCTGACCGAGATTTCCAGAGCCGCCTGCGGCAGCGCAGCGGCATCACGCCGTGCCTGCCCGGCTCCGGCCCGGCCCCctcccccgcgcccgcccgccctCCTCGCCGGCGAGGGGAGGCAAATGACATCCCGAAGAGCACGGAGGAGCCGGTGGCTTCCAGAGGAGCATCCTGCCTATAGAGTACAACTTGGGTAACCGCGGAGCCGCAAAAATAACGTGGAAGACAagcattttatataaatatgcCCATATATTTTATTCGcagttacattttcttttaaataacgATGGATGTATCTGATTGTTTTGCACCTGTTActtacatacacatacacatagttgttatttaaaaaacatatagATACTATATGCATATAGATACTATTTAAAAACAGATAGATACTATTTAAAACATTACATACTATTTAAAACATTACATACTATTTAAAACAGACTTAGCGCACGCACCCGAAGCACGCAGCAGCACCGGGGGCCGCCACCGCCTCAGTGCGCGCCAGCGCGGTGTAGACAGAGGGTTGCGCG
The DNA window shown above is from Corvus hawaiiensis isolate bCorHaw1 chromosome 3, bCorHaw1.pri.cur, whole genome shotgun sequence and carries:
- the TENT5A gene encoding terminal nucleotidyltransferase 5A is translated as MADDEKAGGSSAGGGESAHCNVLSWEQVQRLDRILSETIPIHGRGNFPTLAMQPRQIVKVVRSRLEEKGIGLRDVRLNGSAASHVLHQDSGLGYKDLDLIFCADLKGEAEFQTVKDVVLDCLLDFLPEGVNKEKITPLTLKEAYVQKMVKVCNDSDRWSLISLSNNSGKNVELKFVDSLRRQFEFSVDSFQIKLDSLLLFYECSENPMTETFHPTIIGESVYGDFQEAFDHLCNKIIATRNPEEIRGGGLLKYCNLLVRGFRAASESEIKSLQRYMCSRFFIDFSDIGEQQRKLESYLQNHFVGLEDRKYDYLMTLHGVVNESTVCLMGHERRQTLNLITMLAIRVLAEQNIIPNVANVTCYYQPAPYVADANFSNYYIAQVQTVFPCQQHTYSTWLPCN